The Gossypium hirsutum isolate 1008001.06 chromosome A03, Gossypium_hirsutum_v2.1, whole genome shotgun sequence genome contains the following window.
CAGGGTTTAGAGTAGCGTGGGAAATGGGATGGGAATGGGTAATTGGCCAAATGGGGAAAGTGTGAAAAGTCATTTAACTACCAATCCTAGTCCTAACTAATCCACTAGGATCAAGTATGGCCGGTTACAACCGGCTGGTGCCCTCGTTTTCACACTACGCTCCCATAGAAGTAattttaaattcatcaatttcCTAATTTCCCCTTTTAAACATGTCTGTCCCATTTATGTCGTTCATACCTAAAATGttaacttataaaaaatttcttAACATATTAAAAGTGTGGAGAGGTatgataataacaaaattttaacgtttgggaaCTTAACtactattaaatttaaaataatattttattatattaataacatATATAATCTAAATGCGTTCATGAGTTTAACGACCTATCCGATATTATCAATTCCATCCAATCAACTTAACTTGCTTTGAGTTGCTTGATTTAACTAACCAATATATATCTCTAGCAATATATAGCATGTGAAATTATATTATAgagaagttttaatttttatgaattcatttattatttccatgtttatattatacattaaatatttaattgaagtGATGTGATAAGTTAATTGGACATCAGCACATTTGGATAATGATCAAAATATCTTTACATAATAAATTACATTATTTTGagaataaatttatcattttatattgtttctatataaaataaaaatatatatacaaaataaaatttaaacctaaacaggtttaatttttaacatttacactttaacttttaatcaaaatattattttttatttatattattattttataattatatttattacataattttattttatatctaaatcaCTGTTAAAAAGAACACATCAGTAAAGTTATTGACTAGATTCTAAAAAATAGGTATATTGATTGAATTCTAggcttttattgaaaaaaaatctataattaTTAATGTACAGCATTCTTTctaaatttgataaatataatcaactaaaagagaaaaagaaattataataaatatttcctTTGTGTAGAAAGGTTAAAGCtagtattattaaaattattgcaTTATTACtaaaaattgtatatttgtaaCCATATATCATTTTTGCTAGGATAAGCATTTCCCCCAAAATGCATAATTTCATAGTGGAGTGGGAAACCTAGAAAAAGAGAGCAGTGGCATTCATGTGAATCCACAAAATAATCACGGCCAAAATAGTAAATCAGATTCCATTTTAGATGCTACAAAAGCCTTCTCCACTGCCTTTCTCACTCACACCTATCATCTCCCTTCTTAACGACGACTCGaattctaaaaaagaaaaaaacctacGCCATGAAACCCCTCTTCTCCGTCCCATTCTTAACCTTCCTCTTCTTCTATTTCTACTCAGTCCCAACCCTCGGTTCCTACGTATACGACGCTAGCGCCACCACCACCACCGTCATCAACTCTACAGATTTCATTCGTACAAGCTGCTACGCCACCTTGTATCCCGATATTTGCTATACTTCCCTTTATGGCTATGCCAACGCCATCCAACAAGACCCAGCTCGTCTAGCTCGTGCTGCCATTAGTGTCAGCCTCTCTAAAGCTCGTAACATGGCAGTCTACGTCTCTAACCTCTCCCGCGAAGCCGATTACGGCGCCGACCCAAGAGCCAGCGCAGCCTTGCACGACTGTTTCTCGAACATGGGTGATGCAGTGGATGAAATCCGTGGGTCGCTGAAGCAAATGCAACAGGTGGTGGCTCCAGGTTCGGAGTCTTTCAGGTTCCAAATGGGGAATGTCCAGACATGGATGAGCGCGGCTTTGACGGATGAGGAGACGTGTACGGACGGATTCGAGGATGTGGCGGATGGGCCAATGAAGACGGAGGTCTGCAAGAGGGCGGCTAAAGTGAAGAAGTTTACGAGCAATGCTTTGGCGTTGGTTAATAGTTACGCAGAAAAGGGTACAATGTAATCCGCAAATGAAATGAAAACTGTATAATTTCTAAATTACCTGATGCCTATTGTTGAATGTCTTTTTTCTTTAAATGTACATTGGTTTCAGACATAACGATAATGTTTTGTTTGGGGATAGTAGTTTGGAGTTTCTGTTTTTCTTTACATGACAGAGAGCTCTCTGGATTGTAACTCTAACCGAgtttaaatattagaataaacataaaaaatttctaCCACACGCCCGCTTTTATTTACctaaaatgtttaaatataatttattcttgataaaaaataaatataaaaagaaattacTCTTCAACATTTTGATGTGACAAGATCAATTCagttaaacaattaaaaaaaatatcaaatattcaaaattatttatattttagttaaaaattaaaatgaagttatgtaaaaatattcatattttttaaccGCAACATTACctgaatgaaaatataattattaggAATTCATTATATCCATTGTAGTTACaacaaattttaattctttaagaTTTTGTTTTTACAATACAAAATGAATGTGTAATTACTAGAACTTTTGTAATTACAAAGAATTGCAATCCTTTAAAGTGTTTAGCTAGTtggtataaattataattacacaattagataatttatattttaaaaaattttaattgttataacaattattagtatgataaaaataatttctaaacaagtaaaaaatttaaaatcaaatcatcatatgtattatgttagtctaaaaaaTAGTTGTTATTacgaatattaataaaaataacaagaaaaaaaacatcatatataattttatctaattgttctagtATATATTGGTTGggttattttttctttaatatttaacatattctTCTTATCATCTTCTGTTGGTCATTGACCCAACTCATCATCATTTAGATTTGAGTATTATGCATCATAAATATTA
Protein-coding sequences here:
- the LOC107886354 gene encoding 21 kDa protein encodes the protein MKPLFSVPFLTFLFFYFYSVPTLGSYVYDASATTTTVINSTDFIRTSCYATLYPDICYTSLYGYANAIQQDPARLARAAISVSLSKARNMAVYVSNLSREADYGADPRASAALHDCFSNMGDAVDEIRGSLKQMQQVVAPGSESFRFQMGNVQTWMSAALTDEETCTDGFEDVADGPMKTEVCKRAAKVKKFTSNALALVNSYAEKGTM